A region from the Candidatus Caldatribacterium sp. genome encodes:
- a CDS encoding helix-turn-helix domain-containing protein yields MAKSSTRGTESLSRFSGSSLHLESLFGYASLAKLAKIHGLSKKAKIRLEVLDFARNHPVAVTCRRYGIARSTYYRWKKKFNPRNLKSLEDRSRRPKKVRKPKWTRGSVSGSVSVGQHGSLPVGKGFRKEGKLPCRRKHVTRS; encoded by the coding sequence ATGGCAAAGAGTAGCACAAGGGGAACAGAAAGTCTATCCCGCTTCTCCGGTTCCTCACTCCACCTTGAGTCTCTCTTTGGGTATGCCTCTTTGGCAAAGCTTGCCAAGATCCATGGGCTCTCCAAGAAAGCCAAGATTCGCCTTGAGGTCCTCGACTTTGCCAGGAACCACCCTGTCGCTGTCACCTGCAGGAGATACGGCATTGCCCGGAGCACCTACTACCGCTGGAAGAAGAAATTCAACCCCAGGAACCTGAAGAGCCTCGAGGACCGCTCGAGAAGACCCAAAAAAGTCCGCAAACCCAAGTGGACCCGAGGTAGTGTCTCAGGAAGTGTGTCTGTGGGGCAGCATGGTAGCCTTCCCGTTGGAAAAGGCTTTCGAAAGGAGGGAAAGCTACCATGCAGAAGGAAACACGTGACGAGATCGTGA